A single region of the Pieris rapae chromosome 19, ilPieRapa1.1, whole genome shotgun sequence genome encodes:
- the LOC110998542 gene encoding Fanconi anemia group D2 protein — MSQKRQSQTRKVNLNPNQNKKRKSDNSQQRTYMRTVFEESGLILNLPPVKCVSTLESVHIIRNLKKNLQKHPDYPCNVSQFFTNLQKDCEDLNVFKHYLYPNIIRSTTENNDIIVNDSIIKILLSIPIIQTKLMDYIIEKAIDLATDAKCGPWIQMILKCFSTLDNLLDTEKMSTNLINLLDIATEKMVRLEIITSIPDIIGDQEHDNIANEMGRILSEDHELIPAILDCLSYLCLSDEQYEKLQKKTLNILMSLSKCNYFPNFVKFLLMPGRMSDNKYIEIIHDLRNALGWPSSIARPQDIASSQVLTATAIRNSMVSSKSISNAWFKVISNCKSSNDQKPIDFIIMLILYSTSEEKEKLVENLIHKQSKFNIINEEFFSEAFDKFKPILEVNLKCLVNLTNCLLKTKSNLMIQTLAVHIYTLMFSELKECRQTIVAELLQLGLDCKQCVMNMLIILNNVAVKDVSILRPQCVQMLTLLDRMDDMNLMEIRAAMNLLCCLAYASENSVIRDDIHMIIRKELGSSNPSLKVQGIISGIYAVKYLMAPKTVNNNTQLGDSPIGDSDHLKKGDLQEASQIIELISRSTRQCPDMIVFFYEELCKVVQPCNPMNEHFLVWLTEAVTNDLQQNFMVDDFESKKIGNIQINMQHCLNSDSEIDEVIAINIGGLILQKKEDVNICLLSPLFQLVQTLHLRQHKGSLSSIDALLGCAIVMPCFDVEVIDDMESDNISLILDCLVHCVNWIRELINAFSSYNDTSLVSKLFKRISQVQQLETIIGKIIVNTNISYKFPTNNFYIHPSECSVNKVTKFQSNKHRSQKSTSNDETLPETSRTQGTQRSNSLRNNFDYIHKLKFRPLSLTISNLLKHDLCENDEISDSNPKLTIDILKYILKNICCTLEPVLVAKIKHLTYLSKATENDLVYDKIKAEEYANYVNSLLPNLAIQLKLLISYFEKHAVSGSQNESGFIYPAKKLDIILTIENVYNLWSIYLKWIGFHNNNNIALLKTSLRSLVAPLGLADHSATLRDLLVAVARRIQDHTKYCLQLSTAVALLEVLKALQGFSSHSDILKIVRDTANNFLSKQWKSSDGVIEKGLLLNQSIDGFAKEFLINSEILQLRHISSSIVNEIETLKNRNSTLISFKSITKSNFPVFFRNLGTALTEVTKRKINTGLTNSEHLELWKDVTFILKCMTDISKNFDSRNNLSAFFKKSLPLIKLFLTHGMPIIELQFKSETQEVLEILKTLQQTTRFLQSLCCHSRLKKDSVLMSKVPYMRQLLETLIYKVKAALTANNCSEAFWMGNLKNKNIHGEVIASQQSVDEESAEDCDDQLPGDDESDDSDDDILNPDSKSLSDIV, encoded by the coding sequence ATGAGCCAAAAGCGACAGTCGCAAACtagaaaagttaatttaaatccaaatcaaaacaaaaagcGCAAAAGTGATAATTCTCAACAACGGACATACATGAGAACAGTATTCGAAGAAAGCggtttaatattgaatttaccACCTGTAAAGTGCGTAAGTACATTAGAATCCGTTCATATTATacgaaatctaaaaaaaaatcttcaaaaacATCCGGATTATCCATGCAATGTTTCTCAGTTTTTCACAAACTTACAAAAAGACTGTGAGGatctaaatgtttttaaacattatttgtacCCTAACATTATACGATCAACTACTGAAAATAATGACATAATTGTTAATGAtagcattattaaaattcttctAAGCATTCCAATTATTCAAACAAAGTTAAtggattatattattgaaaaagcTATAGATTTGGCAACTGATGCAAAATGTGGCCCTTGGATACAAATGATATTAAAGTGCTTTTCAACATTAGACAATCTGTTAGATACAGAGAAAATGTCGAcaaatcttattaatttactagATATAGCAACAGAAAAAATGGTTCGTTTGGAAATAATAACCTCAATCCCTGACATTATTGGAGATCAAGAACACGATAATATAGCAAACGAAATGGGCAGGATTTTATCTGAAGATCATGAGTTGATTCCAGCGATTCTAGACTGTTTGTCTTACCTATGCTTGTCAGATGAGCAATATGAAAAGTTACAGAAAaagactttaaatatattgatgagtttatcaaaatgtaattattttccaaattttGTAAAGTTCCTTCTTATGCCAGGTCGCATgtctgataataaatatattgaaataatacatGACCTCAGAAACGCACTAGGATGGCCTTCATCAATTGCTAGACCGCAAGATATCGCCTCCAGTCAAGTGCTCACAGCAACTGCAATAAGAAATTCTATGGTTTCCTCAAAAAGTATTAGCAATGCCTGGTTTAAAGTTATTAGCAATTGTAAAAGCAGTAATGATCAAAAAcctattgattttattataatgttaatactttattcaacatcagaagaaaaagaaaaactagttgaaaacttaatacataaacaatctaaatttaatataataaatgaagaatTCTTTAGCGAGGCTTTTGATAAGTTTAAACCAATATTAGAAGTTAACCTGAAATGTTTAGTAAACCTTACAAATTgccttttaaaaacaaagtcaaaccTTATGATTCAGACTCTGGcagtacatatttatactttaatgtTTTCTGAACTGAAAGAATGCCGACAGACAATAGTTGCAGAATTGCTTCAACTTGGACTAGACTGCAAACAATGTGTGATGAATATGTTAATTATCCTTAATAATGTTGCAGTAAAGGATGTTTCTATTCTCAGACCACAGTGTGTACAAATGTTAACATTATTAGACAGAATGGATGATATGAATTTAATGGAAATTCGAGCTGCCATGAACTTGTTATGTTGTCTTGCATATGCGTCTGAGAATTCTGTAATTAGAGATGACATACATATGATAATTAGAAAAGAATTAGGAAGTTCAAACCCTTCTCTAAAAGTTCAAGGTATTATTTCTGGGATTTATGCCGTAAAGTATCTTATGGCACCTAAAACAGTAAATAACAATACGCAGCTGGGAGACTCTCCTATTGGAGACTCTGATCATTTAAAGAAAGGAGATTTACAAGAGGCATCTCAAATAATTGAACTCATAAGTAGAAGTACAAGACAATGTCCAGAtatgattgtatttttttatgaagaaCTTTGTAAAGTGGTTCAACCATGTAATCCTATGAACGAACATTTCTTAGTTTGGCTTACTGAGGCTGTGACTAATGACTTACAGCAAAATTTTATGGTTGATGATTttgaatctaaaaaaattggcaacattcaaataaatatgcaGCATTGTTTGAATAGCGACAGTGAAATAGATGAAGTTATCGCAATAAATATTGGAGGTTTAATCCTGCAAAAAAAGGAAGATGTAAATATATGTCTCTTGTCTCCACTATTTCAACTTGTtcaaacattacatttaagACAGCATAAAGGGTCTTTATCCAGCATAGATGCATTATTAGGATGTGCAATTGTAATGCCTTGTTTTGATGTGGAAGTTATTGATGATATGGAATCTGACAATATTTCTCTTATACTTGACTGCCTTGTACATTGCGTAAACTGGATTCGTGAACTAATTAATGCATTTTCGTCATATAACGATACCTCGCTAGTatctaaactttttaaaagaatatctCAGGTCCAACAGTTGGAGACCATTATTGGTAAAATTATAGTCAAtactaatatttcatataaatttccCACAAATAACTTCTATATACACCCTTCAGAATGTTCAGTGAATAAAGTTACAAAGTTCCAAAGTAATAAGCATAGAAGTCAAAAGTCTACAAGTAATGACGAAACACTTCCGGAAACTAGTAGGACTCAGGGTACGCAACGGAGTAattcattaagaaataattttgattatattcataaactaaaatttaggCCTTTATCTTTAACTATCAGTAATTTACTAAAACATGATTTATGCGAGAATGATGAAATAAGTGATAGTAATCCTAAATTAACTATTGACATtttgaagtatattttaaaaaacatttgttgtACACTTGAACCTGTATTAGTtgcaaaaattaaacatttaacctATCTATCTAAAGCTACTGAAAATGATTTAGTGTACGACAAAATAAAAGCAGAAGAATAtgcaaattatgtaaatagtttattgCCAAATTTGGCGATTCAGttgaaattgttaatttcttactttgAAAAGCATGCTGTGAGTGGAAGTCAAAATGAGAGTGGATTTATTTATCCTGCTAAGAAATTAGACATAATCCTCActattgaaaatgtttacaacTTGTGGtcaatatacttaaaatggATAGGatttcacaataataataatattgctttattaaaaacttctcTAAGAAGCTTAGTAGCACCTTTAGGATTAGCTGATCATTCAGCAACATTGAGAGATTTATTAGTTGCTGTAGCAAGACGAATACAGGATCATACGAAATATTGCTTACAACTTTCTACAGCTGTTGCGTTATTAGAAGTTTTGAAAGCTCTTCAAGGGTTTTCTTCCCACagtgatattttaaagattgttAGAGATACTGCTAACAACTTTTTATCGAAACAATGGAAATCTTCAGATGGTGTAATAGAAAAGGGATTACTATTAAATCAAAGTATTGATGGTTTTGCAaaagagtttttaataaacagtgAAATTCTTCAACTAAGACATATTTCCAGTTCTATAGTTAAtgaaatagaaacattaaaaaatcgtaatagCACACTTATTTCTTTCAAAAGTATTACCAAATCCAATTTTCCAGTATTTTTCAGAAATTTAGGGACAGCCCTCACTGAAgttacaaaaagaaaaattaatacaggACTAACGAACTCGGAACATTTAGAATTATGGAAAGATGTTACTTTCATTCTTAAGTGTATGACTGATATATCTAAGAATTTTGATAGCAGAAATAATCTATCAGCATTTTTCAAGAAATCTTTACctctaataaaactatttttaacgCATGGAATGCCAATCATAGAATTGCAGTTCAAAAGCGAAACGCAGGAAGTATTAGAGATATTGAAAACTCTTCAGCAAACTACAAGATTTTTGCAATCTCTTTGCTGCCATTCTAGATTGAAGAAAGATAGTGTGCTAATGAGCAAAGTTCCATACATGAGGCAACTGCTAGAGACactaatttataaagttaaagCTGCATTAACTGCTAACAACTGTTCAGAAGCATTTTGGATGggtaatcttaaaaataaaaatattcatggaGAAGTCATAGCATCTCAACAAAGTGTTGATGAAGAATCTGCTGAAGATTGTGATGATCAGCTACCAGGTGATGACGAGAGTGATGACTCCGATGATGACATATTAAACCCCGATTCAAAAAGTTTAAGTGATATTGTTTAA
- the LOC110998544 gene encoding 28S ribosomal protein S14, mitochondrial yields the protein MILNGVTSFSKFIWRSREVPGFGFQQLRNKWANRWMIRDVKRRRLNAEHFLERTRINAMRRNTVLPTEIREIADKEINKFELNATPSHINNRCAVTSRPRGVVKEWRLSRIVWRHLADYNKLSGVQRAMWG from the exons ATGATTCTTAACGGCGTAACAAGTTTTTCAAAATTCATATGGAGATCACGGGAAGTTCCTGGTTTTGGG TTTCAACAGCTCAGGAACAAATGGGCCAACCGCTGGATGATTAGAGATGTAAAGCGGAGAAGACTAAATGCTGAACACTTTTTAGAGAGAACACGGATTAATGCTATGCGGCGAAACACTGTATTGCCTACAGAAATAAGAGAGATTGCAGACAAAGagataaacaaatttgaacTGAATGCTACTCcttcacatataaataatagatgtGCAGTCACTTCAag GCCTAGAGGCGTAGTTAAAGAATGGAGATTAAGCCGTATTGTTTGGAGACATCTTGccgattataataaactttcaGGAGTTCAAAGAGCTATGTGGGGTTAA
- the LOC110998548 gene encoding 60S acidic ribosomal protein P1, which produces MASKAELACVYSSLILVDDDVAVTGEKISTILKAANVDVEPYWPGLFAKALEGVNVRDLITNIGSGVGAAPAAGGAPAAAAAAPAAEAAKEEKKKEEEPEESDDDMGFGLFD; this is translated from the exons atggcATCAAAGGCTGAATTAGCTTGTGTTTACTCTTCTCTCATCCTAGTTGATGACGACGTTGCCGTAACT GGCGAGAAAATCTCAACTATCTTGAAAGCGGCCAATGTTGACGTTGAACCATACTGGCCGGGTCTCTTTGCCAAAGCCCTGGAGGGCGTTAATGTTCGTGATTTGATCACAAACATTGGATCCGGCGTCGGAGCTGCGCCAGCAGCTGGTGGAGCTCCGGCAGCAGCTGCCGCAGCGCCCGCTGCTGAGGCCGCTAAGGAAGAGAAAAAGAAGGAAGAAGAACCCGAGGAGTCTGATGATGACATGGGCTTCG GTCTGTTTgactaa